CGTTCCCACTGACAGCTTCGCACGCCCATGTCGCCCGACGGAAATCCGCGAGCCAGTCCCATTAGCAGTGAAATGGCGTGTTCGGCGACTGCGTGATGATTTACGCCCGGAGTCGTCGCCACGACGATACCCTGCTTGTCTGCCTGAGCCAGATCCACGGCGTCAAAGCCAACGCCGGTGCGTGAGATCACTCGCAGTTCCGGGCACTTCGCCAGCACGTTCGCCGTCAGCGGTTCTGAACCGGCCAGCACGCCACAATAGCCTTGTAGCTCTCTTGTGAGGTCTTCTTCCACCCACAAATTGACGTCGCGCGGTACGACATTACATTCAAAACCGGCGGACTTCAGAAGTTCGAAATGAGGACCGTTTTCAGCGCTAAGAGCTGTGCACAGAACTTTCAACATGCGTTCGTTTCTTTGGAGTTGCTTGCGTGGTTATGCTATCACCACACAGCTTAACGCAACTCGCTTCAGGCTACAGCGAACACGAATCATACAATCCAGAAATTCCGACATGGCGACATCCAATCAGTGTGCCGAAATTCAGATCACCGACGGCGAACAATTTCGAGTTCGTTTCGGCGACGAAGTGCGGTCCGGTGATCTTTACTATCTTGGCATCGATCCTCGCAACAAAGATCACAACTGCCCGGCTGACGTTGGCCTGAAGCGACTTATTAACGGCTGGATCGAAACCATTATCGAAAATTCTGACGGTGTGATTTTTTATCTGCCCTTCGATTTTTCTGATGAGTTCACGCGCTGGCTGGCCTGCGAAAAGAAAGATTCTGAGATTACGGTTGTGTTTGGTTGGGCAGAAATTGAAGGATGGTCGTTCTCGCCATCTGACTTCAGTGAACATTCGCGTGACCTGAAGAATTTTCAGGCGGACGATCCCATCAATCCGCAAACGTTCTACACGCCCCGAGTCCTCAGCAACCTCAGAAGCAGCCGGGCTCGAATTGTTACGAGCACATATTAAACGGCTCCTCCCGCTCACTTCCCCGGAAATACTCTCCATGAAATCCGCGTCACTCCACTTCATCCTCTTCATCGGCTTCGCAGCCACAGCACTGGCCTCAGATGGCACGTTTCCTGTGGAATCCAACTTGCGGGCCGGAGTCGCCAAAGTCGATATCACTCCGAAAAACAACGATGGTGTGATGGCGGCCGGGCATCGACGCATGGTGCACGGCGTTCGAGATCCTCTTCGCGCCGGTGTACTTGTGCTTGACGACGGCGAAACGAAGGCCGCAATCGTCACGATGGACACGCTTTTTGCGTGGAATGAACTGGTCAGCCAGGCGCGGGAGCGAATTGAAAAAGAAACCGGTATCCCGTCAGCGAACATCATGGTGGCCGCGTCGCACAACCATTCCGGCCCGGCCTTTGATGCGGACCCGGAATGGGCAACGAGCCTCATCGACAAACTGGGGACTGCCGCTAAGAAAGCGGCTGATTCCATGAGTCCCGTTTCGATGGGTTACGCCGAAGACAAAATTGGGTTCGGTATCAATAGACGCAAAGTGATCGACGGACGAGCCGTCGTGCGACTCAACCCGGACGGCCCCAACGATCCGCGAGTGAAAGTGCTGCGGTTTGACGACGGCAAGTCACTGACTCCGATGGCTGTGCTGATGCACGCGGTTTGCCATCCCTGTTTCTTTACATGGGGCGACAAGGGAACTCAGCCATATCCAAATGGCTACCCTAAAATGAGTGCCGACTTTCCGGGAGAGGCTCAGACATTTGTTGAACTGAGTTACGGGCAAAAAACGAATGCTCTGTTTTTGCAGGGCTGTGCGGGCGACATTCGTCCAAACCTGCCCGGCTATCCGTATCGCTGCGCGGACGAAGCGGACATTCAGTGGGCCGGTCGCGACCTCGGAAGTGCCGTCGTCCGATCGCTGGCAGAATCTGTCACGCGTGAGAAGTTGAAGGATCGGTCTACCTTCTACCAAATTCGCACGGCCAGTTCGGTCGTGTCGCTGCCAGGCAAAGAAGGTCGAATCGATGCGGAACTTTCCGCCATGAAGATTGGCCCGTATTTGCTGCTGACGATGCCCGGCGAACCGATGGTGGAATATGGTTTCAAGCTGGAAAAAGCGATTGCGGATCGAGCCATCCCAATCATCGTGGGGTACGCCAACGGCAACCTCGGATACATCGCAACGGCGGATTCTCACAAAGTTGGCGGCTATGAACCGAACGCGTCGCGATTGGTTCCGGAAGCCGAAGTCATGATCCTCACGGAACTCGGCAGTCTCGCCGATCAAGTCGTGGGCGACGTCTTCGAATCGTTCTCGAAACATCCGAAAGATGTGAAGGAACGCGAAGCGCTTGAAGAAGCCAAACGCAAGAAGAGCGAAAAATAGGACGAGTGATCGCTAGCCCACGCTAGTCCTCTGATTGACAATTAGTGCTTCGTCAAAGCCTGATTCCAGGATTAGCCGCCGGGCGTTAGCCTGGTCTGTTAAAAATTCGGGGTTGACAGGTGTTTTTCGATGGACGGTGTCTGGAGTGTTTGTTTCGGGCTTAGCCCGGAAGGGCGGCAGTACTTAGCCTTGGGCGTGAGCCCAAGGTTACGATCCATGAATTTGAGCAAGCCCCGAAGGGGTGACAGCGGTGTTCTGTTCTTCCTTTCGCTGCCGCCCCTCCGGGGCTTGTTTGTACGTCGGGCGACAACCTCGGGCTGACGCCCGAGGCTACGTGCTGCCGCCCTCCGGGTGAAAAACACAGTGAAACATCCGCTGCCCGGCGGAACAAAAGTTGCGCAAACCAATAACCCACGCAATACCAGTTTTATAACAGCCCAGCGCTAGCCCCGGTTGATAAGCAAACTACCGGGGCTAACGCCCGGCGGCTACTATCGACACCCGAGGTTTTGTCTTTGACAGAACGCTAGTGTTCATTCTTGTCCGAAGAGCAATGACTAAGCCAGGACGGATTCCTGTTTCGGCTTCACGGCAGCTACGGCCACAAGCCCGCCCGCAATCGCGCCGAACAGGTGGCCGTCCCAGGAAACGTTCTTCCCCACCATGAACGGCAGGACGCCGCTAAACAAAGTTGCTCCGTAGGTGACGCCGACGAAAATCGCGATGACAATCGCCACGAAGCGAGCTTCCCGGAATCCGGCCACGATCAGAAACGTAATCAGCCCGTAGACCAACCCGCTGGCACCGACGTGAATCGTCTTTGAACCGCCAAACAGCCACAGTAACGCGCCGCCCAACAGAATAATGGCGGCCACAATGCCGACGCTGTTGGCTCGTGAACCGGCCAGCAAACACAACAAAACCACCAGAGGAACCGTGTTTCCCAACAGGTGAGCCCAGCCGCCGTGCAGGAACGGCATGGTCACAATTCCGACCAGGCCGCTGATGTGACGAGGTGCCAGCCCCCAGTGATTGAAGTCGCCGGGCAGTATCGCATTCGCAATGAATGCCAGCCAGATTGCGCCAACGAAAACCAGCACAAAGTTCAGCTCTTCGGCGACACGGTGCTTCATGCGGAATCCTCGGCGGCGAGCAGGATCACTTTTTCAATCACGTCACCTTCGGCGATCTGCTGCGGCTTTCCATCTGGCCCTAACGAATAAATTCGGCGCCCGTCGGTGAAGACGACGTCACCCGCCGGGCTGCAATCGAAGCACAGAACGTTTTCCGCCAGTGCCTTTGTTTCTCCGCTGGCCGACAGCTCGATCAGCTGCCATTCTTCCGGCACCAGCGGCTTCACATTTTCTTTGCCCGATTGCTTTGTCATGGCTTGCCGAGTGTCCACGGCCTGCCCATACAGCATCAGGTACGGATTTTTGTTTTGCTGTGGTGCCGGACCACCCGCATTCATCAGTGGCTTGCCAGTGAATGCCATCGACATGAAGTTGAAGAAGTAAACAAACGTGCGAGCCAGGCGAAAAGGAAAGTAGATGACGTCCTGCGCTGTCTCAAGCAGTGTTTGTGATTTCCGGTGATCTGCTTTGTACGGGCGGCGAATAAACAACGTCGTTCCGTTGTCCGTCACTCGCGGCTGAAGCAGATCGAAATCATCTTCTTCATGAAGGTTTTCTATCTGCTCCGTTTCCAGGTCGACCTGTTCGACTCGATAAGTACTCTTGCCGATCGCAGCCCCGTGCTCATCCCGGCCGATGGCGGACGATTGGAAAACGATTCGCCGAGTCCCGTCGCGCAGCCAACTAGGCGCTTCGTCGATCGAATCGGACAGGGTAATGTTGCGACCAAACAGGCCGTCATGTCGAGTGATCGAAAGGCCGACGGTACCGTCTTCCCTCATGAGCGACACGGCCAGTTCGCCGTTTTCCGGGTGCCGCGAAATATCACGTGCCGAAAATCCCTGGCGGTGCATCAGTCGCGTTTCTTCATCCAGTTTCAGATTCTGCTTAAACAGTCCGCCAACCGCGCCCATGTCCAGGACGTAGTAGATCTCTTCAGGCGAATCGCCTGCCGCCATCGTTGTGAAACGAATGTTGCGGCGAGCTTCTGCATTCTCCCACGGCGCCATTCCTGGCGGTTCCATGCCCATGCTGCCCCAGACACCGCTGCGGCCTTTCCATGAATTGTTCTGCGAACTTCGCATCTCGCGTTCCAGCGAATTGCGAGCAAAATCACTTTCCACTTCCTGCACCGGTGCGTCCCCGCGCTTCACGTACAGACGGCCGTGAGAAATCCAGGCGATGGAGGGTCTGGTTTGGGAAGCTGCAGGCATGGGACGTCTTAGCGATCGCGCAATGAAACATGGACGAGAGGAAGCGTACCGGTCGACGGCGCTCCATTCAATCGACGTCTGCGCCGTCCAAACTGCTTCATGAACTCAGGCCGCCATCACTGTCGCCATG
This DNA window, taken from Fuerstiella marisgermanici, encodes the following:
- a CDS encoding rhomboid family intramembrane serine protease; this encodes MKHRVAEELNFVLVFVGAIWLAFIANAILPGDFNHWGLAPRHISGLVGIVTMPFLHGGWAHLLGNTVPLVVLLCLLAGSRANSVGIVAAIILLGGALLWLFGGSKTIHVGASGLVYGLITFLIVAGFREARFVAIVIAIFVGVTYGATLFSGVLPFMVGKNVSWDGHLFGAIAGGLVAVAAVKPKQESVLA